A genomic segment from Egibacteraceae bacterium encodes:
- a CDS encoding IclR family transcriptional regulator has product MPATASSSGSRTLSRGLAVLHALGSTNDGATIAELAGSTDLDRAVLYRLLDTLTTAGFVVRDAETRRFHLGVALVELGARASRGLEVRRLALPGMRALMEQCREAVCLAVRDRADVVVVDRVEPAGLFVRVGYHVGFRHPLRVGAHGRALLAYLDTGERNPLVARQPRLAAELEACRARGFALSADELERGASGVAAPVLNRAGRPIASVGIVAPSPRLPEPASLGPRVRALATEISSRLGHVSREGNGSGPGGSRDG; this is encoded by the coding sequence GTGCCTGCAACCGCATCATCTTCGGGGTCTCGCACACTGTCGCGGGGCCTTGCCGTGCTGCACGCGCTCGGCAGCACGAACGACGGCGCGACCATCGCGGAGCTCGCCGGCTCGACAGATCTGGACCGGGCGGTCCTCTACCGCCTCCTCGACACGCTGACGACGGCGGGGTTCGTGGTGCGCGACGCCGAAACCCGTCGGTTCCACCTCGGCGTGGCGCTCGTCGAGCTCGGCGCCCGGGCGAGCCGGGGGCTCGAGGTGCGCAGGCTCGCGCTGCCGGGCATGCGGGCGCTGATGGAGCAGTGCCGGGAGGCGGTGTGCCTGGCGGTGCGCGACCGGGCGGACGTCGTGGTCGTCGACCGGGTGGAGCCCGCGGGGCTGTTCGTCCGTGTCGGCTACCACGTCGGGTTCCGGCACCCGCTGCGCGTCGGCGCGCACGGGCGGGCGTTGCTCGCCTACCTCGACACCGGCGAGCGCAACCCGCTCGTCGCGCGCCAGCCGCGCCTGGCCGCCGAGCTCGAAGCCTGCCGGGCGCGGGGGTTCGCGCTGTCCGCCGACGAGCTCGAGCGAGGGGCCTCCGGGGTCGCGGCCCCCGTTCTCAACCGCGCCGGCCGGCCGATCGCGAGCGTGGGGATCGTCGCACCGTCACCGCGCCTTCCCGAGCCCGCAAGCCTCGGCCCGCGCGTGCGGGCGCTCGCGACCGAGATCTCCTCGCGTCTCGGGCACGTCAGCCGGGAGGGCAACGGCAGCGGCCCCGGCGGGTCGCGCGACGGCTGA